GTATCAAGGATTGTATGCCAGTATTCATACCAATCAAGAAGATCAGCATACTCCTTGAAGCAATTCGGGAAGTTATCCAGACCAAATCGATCATAAACAGCCGGATCTGTCATGTTCGCCTGGGCGACGAACTCATATGAAGGATAATAGTATTCTTCTTCCCCCCAGTGAACCGCAATTTGCGCTTCCGATGTTTCTACAACTTCTTTTTCTGCCATAGATCACACTCCTTAAAGCTAGTCATTTGTATTAAAATTTTTGCTCCTTTCCTCTTAAAAATTACTTTTCGCTAACCTCCTTTCCCATTCATTGATGACAATCTTATAAACAGATTTTTCATCATTTGAGTGGATAAAAGCCGTTTAACATTATTTGGTTATTCCCTGTCTGAAGATATCAAATGCAATATCTAAAGTTGGTTTAATAAAATCTTTTTTATTATCAATAATCTTTTTGCTTTCCTCCCAGAGAATCACCCCGGAAAACAACGCCCAAACAATATCGGCAAGTGCATTGGGATTTGTTTTAATAAAAACACCGGTGCTTATTCCCGAGGAAAAAATATCCGACATAATTTTGAGAGAACTCTGCGACAGCCTTTTAATTTCTGACAGCAGTCCGTCAGATAAGTTTTTTAGCGATTCGCTTGATTGAAGATGAAACAGGTTAATAAGAATTAAGGGGTCAAAATCATAAATATCGTATAATGCATCCTTTAATGATGCGATTCGTTGTTCATCATTGACATTTTTTTGATTTTTAACATGTTCGAGTCTGATATTAAGATGTTGGAGTATTCTTATGGATAGGGAGGCATAGAGTTCGTCTTTGTTTTTAAAATAGATATATATTGTCCCGGGACTTATTTCGGCTTCTTCTGCAATATCCTCCATCGTTGCTTTATTAAATCCTTTGGCAGAAAAGATCCTTTTGGCAGCAACAATGATCTGTTGTCGCCTTCTTTCTTTTTCGCGTTCCTTTCTTTCCTTTATACCCATTTTTTAAAATGAATTATATTTATTGTTTATAAACCTATATATTTGATAGTTATTATTTGTCAAGATAAATCTATTTATTTTTTTGTTTTTTTCTCCATTTATTCAACTCGTTTTAAAAGTTTAATCAAGAGCTCAGGTTTGTATCTTTTAATCTGGTCTAATGGTTCATTCGGATCGGTATTAAACAAAAACAGAAGATGCCAATATTTTTTTATGTGTTATTATATCTATTGGTTATATGTTTTTAATTTTTTTTCTAAGTTTCAACCCGCACCGGTCTGACCATATTTTAATAAACTACTTGCTATTTTTACCAATAATGATTTATATGGCTACCCGGTTTATATAATCTTACGGTTTGAATGTGCTGAAAATGAAGTAAGGTGATAGAAAACAGCCGATAGATCACTCAATTTGATCCTGACATACTTAAAAGATATAGGTTGGGTGGACTATTTATCCTGCTTTTAATAAAACTTTTCCCGGTAAGGAAGATAATAATGATCAATATAAGTGTTAAATTTAAGGAATATCCCACCGGTGTTAAAATGGGCATATGGTTTTTAATTGCCGGTTGGATTGCGCATTATTTTTATTTTTTAAAATTTTTAATGAGTGAATTTCCGGTCAAAACGCTCTACCTCCAGCTCGGTATCGGTGTGGCCATATGCTATTTTGTGGCCAGCATCAATAAATGGGCCAGATCATTGTGTATATTTTTCAATTTTGCCATCATAGTGCTGTATCTTTTCTATTTTATTTTATATATTAACATCAGCAATTATGATTTGGCCTTTCTCACCGCACTGGTTGTGGTTTTATTTTCCATATCAACCTATTTTATGACCAGAAAAGAATCTTCTCAGTATTTCAAAACATATAACCAAACAGACGACAATGGGGAGTCGTCAGACGATTGAAAACCGATGACGCCGAAGAAAGTTTTATTTACAATAACGTTTGCGCTGTCATCGTTTAATGGAGGAAATTTATGCCTGCACTGCCATCCAAGGATGTCGTATGTAAATGCGGACATGCTATGACTATTGATAGAAAAAAAGTCCTGTGTATAAAGTGCGGAAAGTATGTATTCTATAATGAAGAAGAGCGAAGAAAACACCAGATAAATACAGTGTACGTTGTGATAGCCTTTGCATCGGCGCTTGGTTTAATCACCTATTTTTTTATTGAACTGATCGCTACTCCGCTGTTAAAGTTCTAAAGAATTCACTCCAGGATATCTTTAAGCATGGGGTTTTGAATGATTTTTTTCAGGGATGCCTTGTTTTCTCGCAATTGCTCCAGGCTGGAAAACCGAAGATTTAGCCAATAGGTCGAAGCCTCAAAATTTTTTGGCGGAATCAGTTTCATATGACTGCCAATTTGTAGCTGGTTGATTTTTATGTCACGCTCTTTTTCAGCTTTGGTAAGTTCAGGGAAACGGCGCTGTTGTAAATACTGTCTGATTTTATTTATCTTTTGGCTTCTATCCAGATCCTTATCATCCGCTATTTCCCGCAGCAGACTCTGGGTCAGCAAGCTGATAATTGAAATATTTTCCCTAATGGCAATTTCTTTGATATGAGTAAGTATCTCCCTTTGTTTGTTAAGACTCATTTTTAGCTTTTCAAATAAAATTGCCAAAGCTGACCCTTCCTTCTTTTCCAGCGTTTCCAGTTCTAAAGCCATGGAAAGAGAAAGCGTGTTGGAAAGCACACCGTTTTGAATATCCCGGGGAAATTGGCAAATCTTTATAACCTTATTAATCATAGACGGATTATCCGGCAAACCTAATTCTGATGAAGCCCTGGCAAGATCTTGGTTATCCTGGTAAAATTCCGATAGCATATAAAATGATCTGGACTGTTCAATCAGGTTTAAAGGCCGTTGAAGCAAATTTTCGACTATGGCCAACTTCACACATTGAAGTTTTTCCATGTCAGCATCCACCACCCTTGCAGGCAGTTGGCACATCCCAAGATTTTGACAGGCAGAAATCCTTCTGAAACCACTTATAATTTGAAAACCGGAATTTTTTTTCCTCAAGATGGGTGGGTTTAAAAGCCCCACCTGTTGGATAGAAAGCATCAGGTCTTCTGTCCGTGTGGCCGTGGTAATACGAAAGGTATCATCCGCAAAATCTATTGAGGTCAAATCTATCGAGACCAAATTGAGTAAGGATTGACAAACAAAATCTTCCCTAAAATTCATTATTTCTGCCGGTCAGTTTGTTTAATGCGTCAATGTATTTGTTGCGGGTATTTTCTATCACTTCTTCAGGAAGCGGAGGGGCAGGAGGCTTTTGGTCCCAGTTTATGGAAAGCAAATAATCTCTTAGATACTGCTTGTCGAAGCTTTGTTGAGATCCACCGAGTCGGTAGCTTTCTTTTGGCCAGAACCTTGAAGAATCAGGGGTTAACACTTCGTCAATAAGGATAATCTCATCCTGCAAGAGTCCGAATTCAAACTTCGTATCCGCAATGATTATCCCCTTTGGTTCGGCAATTTCAGCTCCTTTGGTATATATTTCATAACTAAGCGCTTTAACCTTTTCTGCGGCATCTTTTCCTATTAATTGAACGGTTTCGGCAAAATCGATATTCACATCATGGATACCCACCTCTTCTTTTGTGGACGGGGTAAAAATTGTTTCCGGCAGCTTTTCCGATTCGCTAAGGCCTTCGGGCAATTTAATGCCGCATACCCGGCCTGACTCCTGGTAGGATTTCCATCCTGACCCTGAAATATATCCTCGCACCACACATTCAACAGGAAGCGGTTTGGTTTTTTTAACCAGCATGCTTCTCCCTTCAAGCACATCCGCATGCTTTTTGCATTCTTCGGGATAGTCGTCTGTATGGGTAGAAACAATATGATTTTCTATAAGCGACTTCATTAAATCAAACCAGAAAAGTGAAATTTGGGTCAGGATTTTTCCTTTATCGGGTATTGGATCCGGCATAACCACATCAAAGGCGGAAATTCTATCAGTAGCGACCATTAGCAAAGTATCTCCCAGGTCATAAACATCTCTAACCTTTCCCCTTTTAAAAATCTTTAAACCGGGAAAATCTGTTTTA
This region of Thermodesulfobacteriota bacterium genomic DNA includes:
- a CDS encoding phosphoribosylaminoimidazolesuccinocarboxamide synthase, encoding MKTNVIKTDFPGLKIFKRGKVRDVYDLGDTLLMVATDRISAFDVVMPDPIPDKGKILTQISLFWFDLMKSLIENHIVSTHTDDYPEECKKHADVLEGRSMLVKKTKPLPVECVVRGYISGSGWKSYQESGRVCGIKLPEGLSESEKLPETIFTPSTKEEVGIHDVNIDFAETVQLIGKDAAEKVKALSYEIYTKGAEIAEPKGIIIADTKFEFGLLQDEIILIDEVLTPDSSRFWPKESYRLGGSQQSFDKQYLRDYLLSINWDQKPPAPPLPEEVIENTRNKYIDALNKLTGRNNEF
- a CDS encoding TetR/AcrR family transcriptional regulator, which produces MGIKERKEREKERRRQQIIVAAKRIFSAKGFNKATMEDIAEEAEISPGTIYIYFKNKDELYASLSIRILQHLNIRLEHVKNQKNVNDEQRIASLKDALYDIYDFDPLILINLFHLQSSESLKNLSDGLLSEIKRLSQSSLKIMSDIFSSGISTGVFIKTNPNALADIVWALFSGVILWEESKKIIDNKKDFIKPTLDIAFDIFRQGITK
- a CDS encoding ParB N-terminal domain-containing protein, which codes for MNFREDFVCQSLLNLVSIDLTSIDFADDTFRITTATRTEDLMLSIQQVGLLNPPILRKKNSGFQIISGFRRISACQNLGMCQLPARVVDADMEKLQCVKLAIVENLLQRPLNLIEQSRSFYMLSEFYQDNQDLARASSELGLPDNPSMINKVIKICQFPRDIQNGVLSNTLSLSMALELETLEKKEGSALAILFEKLKMSLNKQREILTHIKEIAIRENISIISLLTQSLLREIADDKDLDRSQKINKIRQYLQQRRFPELTKAEKERDIKINQLQIGSHMKLIPPKNFEASTYWLNLRFSSLEQLRENKASLKKIIQNPMLKDILE